One region of Bacillus pumilus genomic DNA includes:
- a CDS encoding organic hydroperoxide resistance protein: MKPLFTAKVKAQHGRAGHVRSEDGVLDHNIVMPNAKKDGETGTNPEQLFAAGYAACFGGALEQVAKKQGVNIESEVEGHVSLLKDESDGGFKLGVKLIVSAKGLDHDKVKELVEAAHEFCPYSKATRGNIEVELEVAE, translated from the coding sequence ATGAAACCATTATTCACAGCAAAAGTAAAGGCACAACATGGAAGAGCTGGACATGTTCGTTCAGAAGATGGTGTGCTCGATCATAACATTGTCATGCCTAATGCAAAGAAAGACGGAGAAACTGGTACGAATCCAGAGCAATTATTTGCAGCGGGCTATGCAGCTTGTTTCGGAGGGGCACTTGAACAAGTAGCGAAAAAGCAAGGGGTCAACATTGAATCAGAAGTCGAGGGACATGTCAGTCTTTTAAAAGATGAAAGTGATGGCGGATTTAAGCTTGGTGTCAAGCTGATTGTATCTGCAAAAGGCCTTGACCATGACAAGGTGAAAGAGCTTGTTGAGGCTGCGCATGAATTCTGTCCATATTCAAAAGCAACAAGAGGAAACATCGAAGTAGAGCTTGAAGTGGCTGAATAA
- a CDS encoding nucleoside deaminase, translating to MNHEDFLQRAIDLAVEGVNSGTGGPFGAVIVKDGQIIAEGSNNVTTTNDPTAHAEVTAIRKACQTLNTYQLEDCILYTSCEPCPMCLGAIYWARPKAVYFAAGHQDAAVSGFDDSFIYEEINKDYESRNIPFYQLTLQKTLAPFEAWETYEQKKEY from the coding sequence ATGAATCACGAAGATTTTTTACAACGCGCAATTGATCTTGCAGTAGAAGGAGTCAATAGTGGTACTGGCGGCCCTTTTGGAGCAGTCATTGTCAAGGATGGACAGATTATTGCCGAGGGAAGCAACAATGTGACAACAACAAATGATCCAACCGCACATGCTGAAGTCACAGCCATTCGAAAGGCGTGCCAGACGCTGAATACATACCAATTAGAAGATTGTATTTTATATACAAGCTGTGAGCCTTGTCCGATGTGCCTTGGTGCTATTTACTGGGCTAGACCAAAAGCGGTCTATTTTGCTGCTGGACATCAGGATGCAGCAGTTTCTGGTTTTGATGACTCGTTTATTTATGAAGAAATCAATAAAGATTACGAATCAAGAAATATTCCATTTTATCAGCTGACACTTCAAAAAACCCTTGCACCATTTGAAGCATGGGAAACCTACGAACAAAAGAAAGAATATTAA
- the metE gene encoding 5-methyltetrahydropteroyltriglutamate--homocysteine S-methyltransferase, producing the protein MTIVKTSNLGFPRIGLNREWKKALESYWKGQTDRETLLSTLDEQFLTAIKTQIDQQIDVVPSGDFTFYDHVLDTAVMFNWIPERFRSLKDPLDTYFAMARGTKDAVSSEMTKWFNTNYHYIVPEYEKTTEFKLTHNKPLEAYEKVKKAFGVETKPVVLGLYTFVSLSKGYEPNEVKGIQQRLVPLYTQVLKELEEAGVKWVQIDEPALVTASYEDVKAVKEIYQTIKEAVPALNILLQTYFDSVDAYEELVTYPVEAIGLDFVHDQGRNLDQVKKHGFPKDKILAAGVIDGRNIWRSDLGERLSFVSEVIADAQPKEVWLQPSSSLLHVPVAKHPSEQLEEKLLNGLSYATEKLAELTTLKEGLTKGAAAIEAAINEAKQALLTLKEFAKGTNADLTAERNNLSSKDFKRPVAFEERLRIQNESLELPLLPTTTIGSFPQSAEVRSARQKWRKNEWTDAEYDEFIKKETKRWIDIQEEIGLDVLVHGEFERTDMVEYFGEKLAGFAFTKFAWVQSYGSRCVKPPIIYGDVEFTAPMTVKETVYAQSLTEKKVKGMLTGPVTILNWSFPRTDISRKDIAFQIAFALRKEVEALEEAGIQVIQVDEPALREGLPLKESDWADYLNWAAESFRLSTSSVQNETQIHTHMCYSNFEDIVDTIEDLDADVITIEHSRSHGGFLDYLEKHPYLKGLGLGVYDIHSPRVPSIEEMSQIIDDALNVCPADRFWVNPDCGLKTRQEPETIAALKNMVTAAEVARKKLAQHA; encoded by the coding sequence TTGACAATTGTTAAAACAAGTAATCTAGGTTTTCCGAGAATTGGTTTAAACAGAGAATGGAAAAAAGCACTTGAGTCTTATTGGAAAGGTCAAACTGACCGTGAAACCCTCTTAAGCACACTGGATGAACAATTTTTAACTGCCATTAAAACGCAAATTGATCAACAAATTGATGTTGTTCCTTCTGGAGATTTTACCTTCTACGATCACGTGCTCGATACTGCTGTCATGTTCAATTGGATTCCAGAGCGCTTCCGCAGCTTAAAAGACCCGCTAGATACATACTTCGCGATGGCAAGAGGAACAAAAGATGCTGTCTCAAGTGAAATGACAAAATGGTTTAATACAAACTATCACTACATCGTTCCAGAATACGAAAAAACCACCGAATTCAAACTCACACATAACAAACCGCTTGAAGCTTACGAAAAGGTGAAGAAGGCGTTTGGTGTTGAAACAAAACCTGTCGTACTTGGTCTTTATACATTTGTCTCACTTTCTAAAGGCTATGAACCAAATGAAGTAAAAGGGATTCAGCAGCGTCTCGTCCCGCTTTATACTCAAGTTTTAAAAGAACTTGAAGAAGCTGGCGTCAAATGGGTACAAATTGATGAGCCAGCACTTGTCACAGCTTCATATGAAGACGTGAAAGCCGTCAAAGAAATCTATCAAACGATCAAAGAAGCCGTACCTGCCTTAAATATTCTTCTTCAAACCTACTTTGATTCAGTAGATGCGTATGAAGAGCTTGTCACATATCCTGTTGAAGCCATCGGTCTTGATTTTGTCCATGATCAAGGACGCAATCTTGATCAAGTGAAAAAGCACGGCTTCCCGAAAGATAAAATTTTAGCAGCAGGCGTCATTGATGGAAGAAATATTTGGAGATCAGATCTTGGTGAAAGATTGTCATTCGTTTCTGAGGTCATTGCTGACGCTCAGCCGAAGGAAGTATGGCTGCAGCCATCAAGCAGTTTGCTGCATGTACCAGTTGCAAAACACCCAAGCGAACAGCTTGAAGAAAAACTATTAAACGGACTTTCTTATGCTACTGAAAAGCTGGCTGAATTAACAACATTAAAAGAGGGCTTAACAAAAGGAGCTGCGGCGATTGAAGCCGCCATCAATGAAGCCAAGCAAGCACTTCTTACTTTAAAAGAATTTGCAAAAGGAACCAATGCGGATTTGACAGCAGAACGCAACAATCTTTCATCGAAAGACTTTAAACGTCCAGTTGCCTTTGAAGAGCGCCTTCGTATCCAAAACGAATCTCTTGAACTGCCGCTCTTGCCAACAACAACCATTGGCAGCTTCCCGCAGTCTGCTGAAGTGCGAAGTGCTCGTCAAAAATGGCGTAAAAATGAATGGACAGATGCAGAATATGATGAATTTATTAAGAAAGAAACAAAAAGATGGATTGATATTCAGGAGGAAATCGGTCTGGACGTTCTCGTACATGGAGAATTCGAGCGTACAGACATGGTTGAATACTTTGGTGAAAAGCTAGCCGGATTTGCCTTTACGAAATTTGCTTGGGTACAATCCTACGGCTCACGCTGCGTGAAGCCGCCAATCATTTATGGAGATGTCGAGTTTACAGCGCCAATGACCGTGAAAGAGACGGTTTACGCACAAAGCTTAACGGAGAAAAAGGTCAAAGGAATGCTGACAGGTCCTGTCACCATCTTAAACTGGTCTTTCCCAAGAACAGATATCTCCCGAAAAGACATTGCCTTCCAAATCGCTTTCGCATTACGTAAAGAGGTAGAAGCGTTAGAAGAAGCAGGGATTCAAGTCATTCAAGTGGATGAACCTGCACTAAGAGAAGGTCTTCCGCTCAAAGAAAGTGATTGGGCAGACTATTTAAACTGGGCAGCAGAGTCATTCCGTCTATCAACATCATCTGTTCAAAATGAAACGCAAATTCATACACATATGTGCTACAGTAACTTCGAGGATATTGTCGATACGATTGAAGACCTTGATGCCGACGTGATCACTATTGAACATTCACGCAGTCATGGTGGATTCCTCGATTACCTAGAGAAGCACCCGTATTTGAAAGGACTTGGACTTGGTGTATATGACATCCATAGCCCGCGCGTTCCATCTATCGAAGAAATGAGTCAAATCATTGATGATGCACTGAACGTATGCCCGGCAGATCGCTTCTGGGTGAATCCTGACTGTGGTCTAAAAACGAGACAAGAGCCTGAAACCATTGCTGCTTTGAAAAACATGGTGACGGCAGCTGAAGTCGCTCGTAAAAAGCTGGCGCAGCATGCATAA
- a CDS encoding S8 family peptidase — MKGEIRLIPYEVKANVMEAKETPESIQEIKAPELWSSGFKGKGITIAVLDTGCDTEHPDLKDQIIGGKNFTDDDNGDAENVKDYNGHGTHVAGTIAATDQNGGILGVAPEAKLLIVKVLGGENGSGKYEWIINGINYAAEQKVDIISMSLGGPSNEPALQEAIQNAVKSGVLVVCAAGNEGDGDERTEEFSYPAAYNEVIAVGSVSLARESSEFSNANKEIDLVAPGEDILSTLPNHKYGRLTGTSMAAPHVSGALAIIKNAEEEAFQRKLTEPEVYAQLVRRTLPLKQSKALVGNGFLYLTAPDVLLEKTLEADLLSL; from the coding sequence ATGAAAGGTGAAATTCGCTTAATTCCGTATGAAGTAAAAGCCAATGTGATGGAAGCGAAAGAGACGCCGGAAAGTATTCAGGAGATTAAAGCACCCGAACTTTGGTCAAGTGGCTTCAAAGGAAAAGGCATAACCATTGCTGTCCTTGATACAGGCTGTGACACAGAGCATCCCGACTTAAAAGATCAGATTATCGGAGGCAAGAACTTTACCGATGATGACAATGGAGATGCTGAAAATGTAAAAGACTACAACGGGCATGGTACCCATGTAGCAGGAACGATTGCAGCAACAGATCAAAATGGCGGAATTCTAGGGGTTGCCCCTGAAGCCAAGCTGCTGATCGTGAAAGTTCTTGGCGGTGAAAATGGCAGCGGGAAATACGAATGGATCATTAATGGCATCAACTATGCCGCTGAGCAGAAGGTGGATATTATCTCTATGTCTCTCGGTGGTCCAAGCAATGAGCCCGCCTTGCAGGAAGCCATTCAAAATGCGGTGAAAAGCGGTGTACTTGTTGTGTGCGCAGCAGGAAATGAAGGGGACGGGGACGAGCGAACGGAAGAGTTCTCCTACCCAGCAGCATACAATGAAGTCATTGCCGTCGGCTCTGTCTCCCTTGCAAGAGAATCCTCTGAATTCTCCAACGCCAATAAAGAAATCGACCTCGTCGCTCCAGGAGAAGACATTTTATCCACTCTTCCTAACCATAAATATGGCAGACTCACAGGCACCTCAATGGCTGCCCCTCACGTGAGCGGTGCACTAGCCATTATTAAAAATGCCGAAGAAGAAGCGTTCCAGCGTAAGCTGACAGAGCCTGAGGTCTATGCTCAGCTTGTCAGAAGAACCCTTCCACTGAAGCAATCTAAAGCCCTCGTCGGAAATGGATTTTTATATTTAACTGCGCCTGATGTCCTTTTAGAAAAAACATTGGAAGCAGATCTTTTATCTCTATAG
- a CDS encoding GNAT family N-acetyltransferase: MKSKNNVKLTHFSDVYIEGLSSFVLEEEQAKFTALPSAYFEFTEGQYRIVILNEDEPVGFFVLHATDRIKDYSDNPNAMLLTSLSIHQTQQGKGFAKQAMFLLNQFVTSEFPNCNEIVLAVNHQNIPAQTLYSQVGYKDTGKRKIGPIGEQLIMSLWLS, translated from the coding sequence ATGAAAAGCAAAAACAATGTGAAATTAACGCACTTTTCAGATGTATACATAGAAGGCTTATCGTCTTTTGTTCTAGAGGAAGAACAAGCAAAATTTACTGCTTTACCAAGCGCATATTTTGAGTTTACCGAAGGGCAATACAGAATTGTCATACTCAATGAAGATGAACCGGTTGGATTCTTTGTATTACATGCAACAGATCGTATTAAGGATTATTCAGATAACCCAAACGCTATGTTGTTAACTTCATTATCTATTCATCAGACTCAGCAAGGAAAAGGATTTGCTAAACAAGCAATGTTCTTATTAAATCAATTTGTCACCTCTGAATTCCCTAACTGTAACGAGATCGTACTGGCTGTAAATCATCAAAATATTCCTGCTCAGACTCTGTACTCACAAGTAGGCTATAAGGATACAGGTAAAAGAAAAATCGGTCCAATTGGTGAACAGTTGATTATGAGCTTATGGTTATCCTAA
- a CDS encoding response regulator transcription factor, whose translation MNKGKILVVEDEKKIARVLSLELEYEGYEVTVKETGMDGLQALEEESFDLVLLDVMLPELSGLEVLRRVRKTNTATPIILITARGSVPDKVSGLDLGANDYITKPFDIEELLARIRAQLRLNIHAQEEKETELSIADLTVNEKTRDIQRAGQMLELTPREFDLLVHLLKHQQQVLTRDQLLTAVWGFDYFGDTNVVDVYIRYLRKKVDYPFEKQLIHTVRGVGYVMKG comes from the coding sequence ATGAACAAAGGGAAGATACTCGTAGTCGAAGATGAAAAGAAAATTGCAAGGGTGCTGTCACTAGAGCTTGAATATGAAGGATATGAGGTGACAGTCAAAGAGACAGGAATGGATGGACTCCAGGCTCTTGAAGAGGAAAGCTTCGATTTGGTGCTGCTTGACGTCATGCTTCCAGAATTAAGCGGTCTTGAAGTGCTGAGAAGGGTTCGAAAGACAAATACAGCGACACCTATTATTTTGATAACAGCAAGAGGGAGTGTGCCTGATAAAGTAAGCGGCCTCGATCTTGGGGCGAATGATTATATTACAAAGCCTTTTGACATAGAAGAATTATTAGCGCGAATTCGTGCGCAGCTAAGGTTGAATATTCATGCGCAAGAAGAAAAGGAAACAGAGCTTAGCATAGCAGATTTGACCGTCAACGAGAAAACAAGAGACATACAAAGGGCCGGGCAAATGCTTGAGCTCACACCGAGAGAATTTGACCTGCTTGTCCACTTGCTGAAGCATCAGCAGCAAGTGCTTACAAGAGATCAGCTTTTAACAGCCGTTTGGGGCTTTGATTACTTCGGTGACACAAACGTAGTGGATGTCTATATTCGTTATTTAAGGAAAAAAGTCGATTACCCATTCGAAAAACAGCTGATTCACACAGTGAGAGGTGTGGGTTATGTGATGAAAGGATAA
- a CDS encoding ATP-binding protein — MRLKNKIQLYTSLSLFLMVLLFHTAIYFIFSMTLTQKDMSRLSEVAENIAIALKKSEEEGLPSSELLKAYLPQNGMIRVVTEKGESKLTVTKESTFSSLPFTYETGQTAEIKEYNKHMIAFAAIPVIWTNGEIVSLQVYEEIENTEENLALLRMILIAAGVLIIVLSYFAGHILTKQIVRPISRMTSTMKASMKEKAFKRIKLAGDSKDELYQMGQTFNEMSEILEKHYEKEQQFLHDASHELKTPITVIMSYSNLLKRWGQTRPEVIEESSQAIHDEAKKMKRLTDQLLTLAKNGQPLYLDMRPVDLGHLCKQICHTLEVATNRTIEPDVQTDQPLVAEGDEEKIKQLLTILIDNAVKYSTEPVDVTCGWRGEKPFISVVDHGIGIKEENLPKIFDRFFRVDEARNSETGGTGLGLSIAKQIAEEHGAELMVDSRIGEGTTMTILFPK, encoded by the coding sequence ATGAGATTAAAAAATAAAATTCAGCTTTATACATCGTTGTCCTTGTTTTTAATGGTGCTGCTATTTCATACAGCCATTTATTTTATTTTTTCGATGACCTTAACGCAAAAAGATATGTCCCGGCTGTCTGAGGTCGCTGAAAATATTGCCATTGCCTTAAAAAAATCAGAAGAAGAGGGTCTTCCATCCTCGGAGCTGCTGAAAGCGTACCTGCCCCAAAATGGTATGATCCGTGTCGTGACAGAAAAGGGTGAGTCAAAGTTGACTGTCACAAAGGAATCAACGTTTAGCTCACTGCCTTTTACATATGAAACTGGTCAGACAGCAGAAATAAAAGAATACAACAAGCATATGATTGCGTTCGCTGCGATTCCGGTCATTTGGACAAATGGAGAGATTGTGTCGCTTCAAGTATATGAAGAAATCGAAAATACGGAAGAGAATTTGGCGTTATTAAGAATGATTTTAATCGCTGCTGGCGTTTTAATTATAGTGCTTTCCTATTTTGCTGGCCACATTTTAACAAAACAAATCGTACGCCCTATTAGTAGAATGACGAGCACCATGAAGGCAAGTATGAAGGAGAAGGCGTTTAAGCGAATCAAACTAGCAGGGGATTCAAAGGATGAATTGTATCAAATGGGACAAACCTTTAATGAAATGTCAGAAATACTCGAGAAGCATTATGAGAAAGAGCAGCAATTCTTGCATGATGCCTCTCATGAATTGAAGACACCGATTACCGTCATTATGAGCTACAGCAATTTACTAAAGCGCTGGGGACAAACACGTCCAGAGGTTATAGAAGAATCCTCTCAAGCGATTCATGATGAAGCGAAAAAAATGAAAAGGCTGACAGATCAATTATTAACACTTGCGAAAAATGGTCAGCCGCTTTACTTGGACATGAGGCCAGTTGATCTTGGCCATTTATGCAAGCAGATATGCCATACACTTGAAGTCGCAACGAATCGAACCATTGAGCCTGATGTGCAAACAGATCAGCCGCTCGTCGCTGAGGGGGATGAAGAGAAAATCAAACAGCTTTTGACCATCTTGATTGATAATGCGGTCAAATATAGTACAGAGCCAGTTGATGTGACCTGCGGATGGAGAGGAGAGAAGCCGTTTATTTCAGTCGTTGACCATGGAATTGGCATAAAAGAAGAGAATCTTCCGAAAATCTTTGACCGCTTTTTCCGTGTGGATGAAGCAAGAAACAGTGAGACCGGCGGAACGGGTCTTGGTCTTTCAATTGCGAAGCAAATTGCAGAAGAGCATGGAGCTGAGCTGATGGTAGACAGCCGAATCGGCGAAGGGACAACCATGACCATTCTTTTCCCGAAATAA
- a CDS encoding PepSY domain-containing protein: MSRKTKMVLALAGCLVVLAAFAMLMIQTIDQKILSEAEIKKIIAKDYNGNITNIDLINHKQDYTLTLENSNGIYQIIASSASGQMKEIKQLKSYQKPNEKNAELLAEEAAVKKVSGTVIQKKEKSDRFIFTIQSKKELYQVDVDKQTFKVLEAEKKNPTSKEKKMTKITVEEAIRIAVKEVGGTVDDADLETFSGMLVFEVELDLPDGREAEVLVNAYTGDIEGITYEN; this comes from the coding sequence ATGTCTAGAAAAACGAAAATGGTGCTTGCGCTTGCAGGATGTCTCGTCGTTCTTGCAGCCTTTGCAATGCTCATGATTCAAACCATTGATCAAAAAATATTAAGTGAAGCAGAGATCAAAAAAATCATCGCAAAAGACTACAATGGAAACATTACAAATATTGATTTAATCAATCATAAACAGGACTATACCTTGACCCTGGAAAATTCAAATGGGATCTATCAAATCATTGCATCCTCCGCAAGCGGTCAAATGAAAGAAATCAAGCAGTTAAAAAGCTATCAAAAGCCAAATGAAAAAAATGCTGAGCTTCTGGCAGAAGAAGCGGCTGTTAAAAAAGTGAGCGGTACGGTCATTCAAAAGAAAGAAAAGTCCGATCGTTTTATCTTTACGATCCAATCAAAAAAAGAATTATATCAAGTCGATGTCGACAAGCAAACGTTTAAGGTGCTTGAAGCAGAAAAGAAAAACCCGACCTCTAAAGAAAAGAAAATGACAAAAATCACGGTCGAAGAAGCCATCCGAATTGCAGTAAAAGAAGTCGGAGGGACAGTGGATGATGCCGATCTTGAAACATTTAGCGGTATGCTCGTATTTGAGGTGGAGCTGGATTTGCCTGACGGGCGAGAGGCAGAGGTGCTTGTGAACGCATATACAGGAGATATAGAAGGAATTACGTACGAAAACTAA
- a CDS encoding PepSY domain-containing protein produces the protein MMKKVLVITALTGTLVAGGFTLQAQNTNQTAHAEQVVQKKSSFVSKKQAEKAALKVVKGYVDDVDLERKKGKWVYEVEIKKGGFEYKVYVDAKTGKALNDPVKEKKQNVKITKKQAEQIALAKVKGTVTDSDLDKENGVYLYEVEITTPNGEEVDFEISAKTGKILKQEWDD, from the coding sequence ATGATGAAAAAAGTACTAGTAATTACAGCATTAACAGGAACTCTTGTCGCAGGTGGTTTCACACTTCAAGCGCAAAATACAAATCAAACAGCACACGCGGAGCAAGTGGTGCAAAAGAAATCTTCGTTTGTCTCAAAGAAACAAGCAGAAAAAGCAGCCCTAAAAGTGGTGAAAGGGTATGTGGACGATGTGGATCTTGAGCGTAAAAAAGGAAAATGGGTGTACGAGGTCGAGATTAAAAAAGGCGGCTTTGAATATAAAGTATATGTCGATGCCAAAACAGGAAAAGCGTTGAATGATCCAGTCAAAGAAAAGAAACAAAATGTGAAAATCACTAAAAAGCAGGCTGAACAAATTGCCCTTGCAAAAGTAAAAGGAACAGTCACAGATTCTGATTTAGATAAAGAAAATGGTGTGTACTTATATGAAGTCGAAATCACCACACCAAACGGCGAGGAAGTTGATTTTGAGATTTCCGCTAAAACAGGCAAAATCCTGAAGCAAGAATGGGATGATTAA
- a CDS encoding aminotransferase class V-fold PLP-dependent enzyme: MSESTLNMHFSNDLLKKVREQFLYIDEDPILKKERLFFDNAGGSLRLKQANHIFSIIDGIPDCSERNHKAAKHLIDIQKKGIVDLQTIFNVKQGSFATYLTASQAIFQTTGIIAEHIQGTNIVTTSLEHPAAYDAASFYANKLNKELRVAKSNPLTGGVNVEDILALIDQDTVLLSVIYASNISGAILDIEQIVQEARKKKPNLFIMVDAVQHAPHGLIDIEKTPVDVINFAPYKFFGVRGCGIAYLSERAALLPHHKLKGKKETEWGLGTPAPAHYAAISAIVDYVCWLGGHFTTVNARRQLFAAGMEAIGKQERSLLKIMLDGTPNVKGLREIKGVTVHLDDHDLSKKDFIVAISIEGTNHEDAVRQYEQHGVIVYERLNTSIYSKRMLDSFGMKGAIRISPLHCHTIQEIETFLRTTEMISNQYKKH; the protein is encoded by the coding sequence ATGAGCGAATCTACACTGAACATGCACTTTTCAAATGATTTATTAAAAAAAGTAAGAGAACAATTTTTATATATTGATGAGGATCCTATCCTAAAAAAGGAACGACTCTTTTTTGACAATGCAGGTGGCTCTCTTCGTTTAAAACAGGCAAATCATATATTTTCAATCATTGATGGCATCCCAGATTGTTCTGAAAGAAATCATAAAGCTGCAAAACACTTGATTGATATCCAAAAAAAGGGGATTGTTGATCTTCAAACCATTTTTAACGTGAAACAAGGAAGCTTCGCCACATATCTGACAGCATCACAGGCTATCTTTCAAACTACGGGTATCATTGCAGAACATATTCAAGGAACAAATATTGTCACAACATCCTTAGAACATCCAGCAGCCTATGACGCAGCTAGTTTTTATGCAAATAAATTAAACAAAGAGCTGAGAGTGGCCAAGTCTAATCCTTTAACAGGTGGAGTGAACGTAGAAGACATCTTGGCATTAATCGATCAAGATACTGTTCTTCTAAGCGTCATCTATGCTTCGAATATCTCTGGTGCTATTTTAGACATTGAACAAATTGTACAAGAGGCAAGAAAAAAGAAACCAAACTTATTTATCATGGTTGATGCCGTTCAACATGCACCTCATGGTTTAATTGATATTGAAAAAACACCTGTGGATGTGATAAATTTTGCCCCATATAAATTTTTTGGTGTTAGAGGCTGCGGGATTGCTTATTTATCGGAAAGAGCTGCTCTTCTCCCTCATCATAAGTTAAAAGGAAAGAAAGAAACTGAATGGGGTCTAGGAACTCCAGCACCTGCTCATTATGCGGCTATTAGCGCAATTGTTGATTATGTGTGCTGGCTTGGAGGTCATTTTACAACAGTGAATGCCAGACGACAGTTATTCGCAGCAGGTATGGAAGCTATCGGAAAACAAGAAAGGTCTTTATTAAAAATAATGCTAGACGGGACACCCAACGTAAAAGGGCTAAGAGAAATCAAAGGAGTTACCGTGCATCTTGATGACCATGATTTATCAAAAAAAGATTTCATCGTAGCCATATCGATAGAAGGAACAAACCATGAGGATGCAGTAAGACAATATGAACAGCACGGTGTGATCGTATATGAAAGGTTGAATACAAGCATTTATTCTAAAAGGATGCTGGATTCCTTTGGAATGAAAGGGGCTATTAGAATATCACCTCTCCATTGTCATACTATTCAAGAGATTGAGACGTTTTTAAGAACAACTGAAATGATAAGCAATCAATATAAAAAGCATTAA
- the mgtE gene encoding magnesium transporter produces MIQNITYDELILRIIILLRDGKRKEFKNIMEELQPYDMAYLFKELPEKHRGRFLSFLPVDDVTEMMGELEREYQEIVLEKVGKDKATFVTNKMDNDDLANLFDEMEDELKDQLLSNMEAEESKAVQLLMNYPAETAGRIMTNRYVWIPQHFTVQDAVVKLKSFAEIAESINYLYVINDQKQLVGVLSYRDLILGEPDEKVQDLMFTRVIAVGAFQDQEEIAKLIERYDFLAIPVVEENNVLVGIVTVDDIIDVVIQEAGEDYEKFAASGKDITFDTPAFVAAYRRLPWLILLLFIGLISGSILNYFEGTLQQVVALAFFMPMIAGMTGNTGTQSLAVVIRGLSKEELTKKTIMRLIFRELRTSIYIGIVCSIIITVVAMVWQGNMILGFVVGSSLLATLIIGTMAGTVVPIILHRLNVDPAIASGPLITTLNDILSLLIYFGIATAFLHTLM; encoded by the coding sequence ATGATACAAAATATTACGTATGATGAACTCATTTTACGCATCATTATTTTACTAAGAGATGGAAAACGAAAAGAATTTAAAAACATCATGGAAGAACTTCAACCATATGATATGGCCTATTTATTTAAAGAGCTTCCAGAGAAACACCGCGGCCGCTTCCTCAGCTTTTTACCAGTCGATGACGTGACAGAAATGATGGGTGAGCTGGAGCGGGAATATCAAGAAATTGTTCTTGAAAAAGTAGGTAAAGACAAAGCGACCTTCGTCACAAACAAAATGGATAACGATGATCTAGCCAACTTGTTTGATGAGATGGAGGATGAGCTAAAGGATCAGCTTTTATCTAACATGGAAGCAGAGGAATCCAAGGCCGTCCAGCTTCTTATGAATTATCCTGCTGAGACAGCGGGACGGATCATGACCAACCGTTATGTTTGGATTCCTCAGCATTTTACAGTGCAGGATGCCGTTGTGAAGCTGAAAAGCTTTGCTGAAATTGCGGAATCAATCAACTATTTATATGTGATTAATGATCAAAAACAGCTTGTAGGCGTTCTCTCATACCGGGATCTCATTTTAGGTGAACCGGATGAAAAGGTACAGGATCTCATGTTTACAAGAGTCATTGCCGTTGGAGCCTTTCAAGATCAGGAGGAAATCGCAAAGCTGATTGAACGATATGATTTCCTTGCGATTCCTGTTGTGGAAGAGAACAATGTCCTAGTCGGAATTGTTACAGTCGATGATATCATTGATGTTGTGATTCAAGAGGCGGGCGAAGACTATGAAAAGTTTGCTGCCTCTGGTAAAGATATCACGTTCGACACGCCGGCATTTGTGGCGGCATACCGCCGTCTTCCGTGGCTCATTTTGCTCTTGTTCATTGGGCTGATTTCAGGCAGTATTTTAAATTATTTTGAAGGTACCCTTCAGCAAGTCGTTGCTTTAGCGTTCTTCATGCCGATGATTGCCGGGATGACAGGGAATACAGGGACACAGTCTCTTGCCGTCGTCATTAGAGGGCTTTCAAAAGAAGAATTAACGAAAAAAACCATCATGCGCCTTATTTTTAGAGAGCTGAGAACGAGTATTTACATTGGGATTGTCTGTTCCATTATTATTACAGTCGTCGCAATGGTGTGGCAGGGCAATATGATTTTAGGTTTTGTTGTCGGTTCCTCACTGCTTGCAACACTGATTATTGGGACAATGGCAGGTACGGTTGTACCGATTATTTTACACAGATTAAACGTGGACCCAGCCATTGCATCTGGGCCGCTAATCACAACATTGAATGATATTTTATCCTTACTGATCTATTTTGGAATTGCAACTGCATTCCTTCATACACTGATGTAG